In Bradyrhizobium lablabi, one DNA window encodes the following:
- a CDS encoding formylglycine-generating enzyme family protein — protein sequence MRLVDTKSCRSDISCENSAEAGMLLVPGGTYRMGSDRHYPEEAPIHHVSVNEFWMDRTPVTNRQFCEFVDSTGYVTFAEIAPEAKDYPGALPHMLKAGSLVFTPPNQAVDLRNWGQWWTFKFGANWRRPYGPRSNISGLDEHPVVHVAYRDVEAYAKWAGKELPTEAEWEFAARGGLDGAEFAWGDEQFPGGKHMANTWQGNFPYQNLATDGFERTSPVAAFPANGYGLHDMIGNVWEWTTDWYSRKHDADAPKACCIPENPRGGPEAASYDSRDPNTRIPRKVLKGGSHLCAPNYCRRYRPAARHAEPVDTSASHVGFRCIRRRITS from the coding sequence ATGAGGCTCGTCGATACGAAATCGTGTCGCTCCGACATATCGTGCGAGAATTCGGCAGAAGCCGGGATGCTGCTTGTCCCAGGCGGTACCTATCGTATGGGTTCGGATCGGCATTATCCGGAGGAAGCACCTATCCATCACGTCAGCGTGAACGAATTCTGGATGGACCGCACGCCCGTCACTAATCGCCAGTTCTGCGAATTCGTCGATTCGACCGGCTATGTCACCTTTGCCGAAATTGCACCGGAAGCAAAGGACTATCCGGGTGCGCTGCCTCACATGCTCAAGGCCGGCTCGCTTGTCTTTACACCGCCCAACCAAGCCGTTGACCTGCGAAATTGGGGACAATGGTGGACATTCAAATTCGGCGCCAATTGGCGCCGGCCATACGGTCCGCGCAGCAACATCAGCGGGCTCGATGAGCATCCTGTCGTCCACGTCGCCTACCGGGACGTCGAAGCCTATGCGAAATGGGCCGGCAAGGAATTACCGACCGAAGCCGAATGGGAATTCGCCGCGCGCGGCGGACTGGACGGCGCGGAATTCGCTTGGGGCGACGAGCAATTTCCCGGCGGCAAGCACATGGCGAACACCTGGCAGGGCAATTTTCCGTACCAGAACCTCGCCACCGATGGCTTCGAGCGCACGTCGCCCGTCGCCGCATTCCCGGCCAACGGCTACGGCCTGCACGACATGATCGGCAATGTCTGGGAGTGGACCACCGATTGGTATTCGCGGAAGCATGACGCTGACGCGCCCAAGGCGTGCTGCATTCCGGAAAATCCCCGCGGCGGTCCGGAGGCCGCGAGTTACGATTCTCGTGACCCGAACACCAGGATCCCACGCAAGGTGCTTAAAGGCGGCTCGCATCTCTGCGCTCCCAATTATTGCCGCCGCTATCGTCCGGCCGCGCGTCATGCAGAGCCCGTCGACACCTCAGCAAGCCACGTCGGCTTCAGGTGTATCAGGAGGAGGATCACGTCATGA
- a CDS encoding porin, with translation MKMVKSLILGSAAGLLALSGAQAADLPVKAKAVEYVRICSLYGAGFFYIPGTDTCIKLGGYLRVDTTFNGGVYGQPAWSSDLGQGNRYRDYFVSRSRMALTVDTRTATEYGVVRTFSQSDWQFQNNGTYNPAATAAAPYAGGGINSAFLSTAGGGYVAVEYIFLQFAGFTFGKSSSAYATPWNGYPGNNNSFLLGGEDSVTGVNNIQYTAQFGNGVSGSIGLDDPTVFNRTSIFNISVGLPATLGTASAYGGTHAPDIVGNIRVDQAWGLFQISAEGHENNASYNILAPATAFPTSLSEISGHPDTKWGGSVMAALQIKNIPTGAGDDIKMDATYAKGDTKNVISTSGGSPSFAMYSGSSRAYQSVGFGATTDAVYLPVIFGGTGNLELTEAFGFRGAFNHNWDPYWSSSLWGSASAVRYNGNAKLELCGAYIAATGGFATKSADFSCNPDYNVFQVGMVTRWTPVKNLTFSAEVGFFQLDQKFTGTSVLAAAAPKPTTVYEFRNQNTEYLNVRVQRNF, from the coding sequence ATGAAGATGGTTAAGAGCCTTATCCTCGGCTCAGCGGCGGGTTTGCTCGCTCTGAGTGGGGCTCAGGCAGCTGATCTTCCCGTCAAGGCCAAAGCGGTCGAGTACGTGAGGATCTGCTCCCTGTATGGTGCCGGTTTCTTCTACATTCCGGGCACCGACACCTGCATCAAGCTGGGTGGTTATCTGCGCGTTGACACCACGTTCAATGGCGGCGTTTACGGTCAGCCGGCATGGAGCAGTGATTTGGGCCAAGGCAATCGCTACCGCGATTACTTCGTTTCCCGTTCGCGTATGGCGCTCACCGTCGATACGCGTACCGCGACTGAGTACGGCGTCGTCCGTACCTTCAGTCAGTCCGACTGGCAGTTCCAGAACAACGGCACTTACAACCCGGCCGCCACCGCAGCCGCCCCATATGCCGGAGGCGGCATCAACAGTGCCTTTCTGAGCACCGCAGGCGGCGGCTATGTCGCAGTCGAGTATATTTTCCTGCAGTTCGCCGGCTTCACCTTCGGTAAATCGTCCTCGGCCTATGCGACTCCGTGGAATGGTTATCCGGGCAACAACAACTCGTTCCTGCTCGGCGGCGAAGACTCCGTCACCGGTGTGAACAACATCCAGTACACCGCCCAGTTCGGTAACGGCGTGTCGGGCAGCATCGGTCTCGATGATCCGACAGTGTTTAACCGCACCAGCATCTTCAATATATCTGTCGGCCTTCCCGCGACTTTGGGGACCGCCAGTGCTTACGGCGGCACTCACGCTCCTGACATCGTCGGCAACATCCGTGTCGATCAGGCCTGGGGTCTGTTCCAGATTTCGGCCGAGGGACATGAAAACAACGCCTCGTACAATATCCTGGCGCCTGCCACCGCGTTCCCGACCTCGTTGTCGGAAATCAGCGGTCACCCCGATACCAAGTGGGGCGGCTCGGTAATGGCTGCGTTGCAGATCAAGAACATCCCGACCGGTGCCGGCGACGACATCAAGATGGATGCGACCTACGCCAAGGGTGACACGAAGAACGTGATCTCCACCAGCGGAGGCTCGCCGAGCTTTGCGATGTACAGCGGCAGCAGCCGCGCGTATCAAAGCGTCGGCTTCGGTGCGACCACCGACGCCGTTTACCTTCCGGTCATCTTCGGGGGTACGGGCAACCTTGAGCTGACCGAAGCTTTTGGCTTCCGTGGCGCGTTCAACCACAACTGGGATCCCTATTGGTCGTCCAGCCTGTGGGGCAGCGCGTCTGCGGTGCGGTATAATGGAAATGCCAAGCTCGAGCTTTGCGGTGCTTACATTGCGGCCACTGGTGGGTTTGCGACCAAGTCCGCGGACTTCAGTTGTAACCCGGACTACAACGTCTTCCAGGTCGGTATGGTCACCCGTTGGACTCCTGTCAAGAACCTCACGTTCTCGGCCGAAGTCGGGTTCTTCCAACTCGACCAGAAGTTCACTGGCACTTCGGTTCTGGCTGCCGCGGCTCCCAAGCCGACGACCGTCTACGAGTTCAGGAACCAGAACACCGAGTACCTCAACGTCCGCGTTCAGCGTAACTTCTGA